From the genome of uncultured Pseudodesulfovibrio sp., one region includes:
- a CDS encoding DctP family TRAP transporter solute-binding subunit, whose translation MLNFKLTKKAVAFAAVFVLMAAITANAGFKKEYKMQVTVGPKLYWGMGATKFAELVKEKTNGQINVKPYFGSALLKGAQLKSSQMVAKGVIDCAIDSTINISPVIPEANIFHLPFFLNDFDTLDKVKFGQAGEAVFAAMRAKRLEPLAWAENGFRQLTNSKIAVKTPDDMKGLRIRVVGNPLFIDTFRALGADPVNMNWGDAVAGFQQGVVDGQENPVGVLIPIQIYQYHKYATMWNYLVDPLIIYWNQKEWNAFPKEIQDAILEAAKEAGRFETALSRGGLDGDKSLNILKDEFNYTMEVPDPIAFMEGKGMEIHMLTDEEREAFAQATRSVYDKWIQEIGPEVYEKAKADIAN comes from the coding sequence ATGTTGAATTTCAAACTGACCAAAAAAGCGGTCGCCTTCGCGGCCGTGTTCGTTCTTATGGCGGCGATCACCGCCAACGCCGGATTCAAAAAAGAATACAAGATGCAGGTGACGGTAGGTCCCAAGCTCTACTGGGGCATGGGCGCCACCAAATTCGCTGAGCTGGTCAAGGAAAAGACCAACGGCCAGATCAACGTCAAACCCTACTTCGGTTCCGCCCTGCTCAAGGGCGCACAACTCAAGAGCTCGCAGATGGTCGCCAAAGGCGTCATTGACTGTGCCATTGACTCGACCATCAATATCAGCCCGGTCATTCCCGAGGCCAATATTTTCCATCTTCCGTTCTTTTTGAACGATTTCGACACACTGGACAAAGTGAAATTCGGCCAGGCCGGTGAGGCCGTGTTCGCGGCCATGCGGGCCAAGCGGCTCGAACCCCTTGCCTGGGCAGAGAACGGCTTCCGTCAGCTGACCAACTCCAAGATCGCGGTCAAGACCCCGGACGACATGAAGGGCCTGCGCATCCGCGTGGTGGGCAACCCGTTGTTCATCGATACCTTCCGCGCACTGGGCGCCGACCCTGTGAACATGAACTGGGGCGATGCTGTCGCCGGTTTCCAGCAGGGCGTCGTCGACGGCCAGGAAAACCCGGTCGGCGTGCTCATCCCCATTCAGATCTACCAGTACCACAAGTACGCAACCATGTGGAATTACCTGGTGGATCCCCTGATCATCTACTGGAACCAGAAGGAATGGAACGCTTTCCCCAAGGAAATCCAGGACGCCATCCTCGAAGCCGCCAAGGAAGCGGGACGGTTCGAAACCGCTCTGAGCCGCGGTGGTCTTGACGGCGATAAGTCCCTCAACATCCTGAAGGACGAATTCAACTACACCATGGAAGTTCCGGACCCCATAGCCTTCATGGAGGGCAAGGGCATGGAAATCCACATGCTTACCGACGAAGAAAGGGAAGCCTTCGCTCAGGCCACGCGCTCTGTCTACGACAAGTGGATTCAGGAGATCGGGCCCGAGGTTTACGAGAAGGCCAAGGCCGACATCGCCAACTAA
- a CDS encoding TRAP transporter small permease: MKKLLFGFPLSHWLVAICMGAMVVIAFLNILSRYIFHFSLAATEEITINLFVWMTVIGIGIAFERGGHMGMVTFFNMFPRAVQRVWIIVYSVLAAGLFLVLDYYMIQAIYDEVTLFQARSASLDIPVWIYYLGLPVLSVFVFHGIYRDAMTKLAERKED, from the coding sequence GTGAAAAAGTTATTATTCGGTTTTCCTCTCAGTCACTGGTTGGTAGCCATCTGCATGGGCGCCATGGTTGTGATCGCCTTTCTCAACATTCTGAGCCGGTACATCTTCCATTTCTCACTGGCCGCGACGGAGGAAATCACCATCAATCTTTTCGTCTGGATGACCGTCATCGGCATCGGCATCGCGTTCGAACGCGGCGGCCACATGGGCATGGTAACCTTCTTCAATATGTTCCCCCGCGCAGTACAGCGTGTATGGATCATCGTTTATTCCGTGCTCGCCGCAGGCCTTTTCCTGGTCCTGGACTACTACATGATCCAGGCCATCTACGATGAGGTCACTCTGTTCCAGGCTCGTTCAGCGTCCCTGGATATTCCGGTGTGGATCTATTACCTGGGCCTGCCGGTCCTGTCCGTCTTCGTCTTCCATGGCATCTACCGCGACGCCATGACCAAGCTGGCGGAAAGGAAGGAGGATTAG
- a CDS encoding TRAP transporter large permease — MEFLLILALFLVLMFIGAPIGTSLGVSAVATIMYFDLGAEMLGVNFASGIASFPLLAIPFFVLAGVILQRAGIAAHIANFFELLVGRATGGLSIVAVLTCMFWGAMSGSGPATTAAVGMILLTPMLNNGYDKAFSGATIANASDLSIIIPPSIAFIIYGNITSVSVSALFVAGIIPGLLTGLATMFVAWYISYRRGYRGLVCRGCMADLCKALRQSFWALMAPVVILGGIYTGIFTPTEAAVVAVFYSLFVAVVIYRSIGWRDLIEILVESAVTSSVIMFIVAFAGIFTWAASVTGVIDTLADFIIKISPNAVVMIVLVNILLFALGMILDAISISYLLMPILIPVLSAFHVDPVFYGVIFISALAIGQATPPVGVNLFTAANLVGCEVDEIAKEAIPYVVMDFVVLIIISVIPALSLFLPKWAGLYTP, encoded by the coding sequence ATGGAATTTCTGCTCATCCTCGCCCTGTTTCTGGTGCTGATGTTCATCGGCGCGCCCATCGGCACGTCTTTGGGCGTTTCGGCCGTGGCTACCATCATGTACTTTGATCTCGGTGCTGAAATGCTCGGGGTCAACTTTGCCTCGGGCATCGCCTCGTTCCCGCTGCTGGCCATTCCCTTTTTCGTCCTGGCCGGAGTCATTCTCCAGCGGGCGGGTATCGCCGCGCACATTGCCAACTTCTTCGAACTGCTTGTGGGACGCGCCACTGGCGGCCTGTCCATCGTGGCCGTGCTGACCTGCATGTTCTGGGGAGCCATGTCCGGTTCCGGACCGGCCACAACGGCCGCCGTGGGCATGATCCTGCTCACTCCCATGCTGAACAACGGCTACGACAAGGCCTTTTCCGGAGCGACCATCGCCAACGCGTCCGACCTGTCCATCATCATTCCGCCGTCCATCGCGTTCATTATCTATGGCAACATCACCTCGGTGTCGGTGTCCGCACTCTTTGTGGCAGGCATCATTCCGGGACTGCTGACCGGCTTGGCCACCATGTTCGTGGCCTGGTACATCTCCTACCGGCGCGGCTATCGCGGCCTTGTCTGCCGTGGCTGTATGGCGGATCTCTGCAAGGCTCTGCGCCAGTCGTTCTGGGCGCTCATGGCCCCTGTGGTCATTCTGGGCGGCATCTACACCGGCATATTCACGCCCACGGAGGCGGCCGTTGTAGCGGTGTTCTACAGCCTCTTTGTGGCGGTGGTAATCTACCGCTCCATCGGCTGGCGGGACCTGATCGAAATCCTGGTCGAGTCCGCAGTGACCAGTTCGGTCATCATGTTCATCGTTGCCTTTGCCGGCATCTTCACCTGGGCGGCTTCGGTAACCGGCGTCATCGACACCCTGGCGGATTTCATCATCAAGATATCCCCCAACGCCGTGGTCATGATCGTCCTGGTCAATATCCTGCTGTTCGCCCTGGGCATGATCCTCGACGCCATCTCCATCTCGTATCTGCTCATGCCGATCCTGATCCCGGTCCTGTCGGCCTTCCATGTCGACCCGGTCTTCTACGGGGTCATCTTCATCTCGGCCCTGGCCATCGGCCAGGCCACGCCGCCTGTTGGCGTCAACCTGTTCACGGCGGCGAATCTTGTAGGCTGTGAAGTGGACGAGATAGCGAAAGAGGCCATCCCCTACGTGGTCATGGACTTCGTGGTCCTGATCATCATCTCGGTGATTCCCGCCCTGTCGCTCTTCCTGCCCAAATGGGCCGGACTCTATACGCCATAA
- a CDS encoding zinc ribbon domain-containing protein YjdM yields the protein MENLPDCPKCRCEYVYSDGTVLICPECGHEFQEGETQEKVYKDANGNVLVDGDTVLVIQDLKVKGASSIKKGTKVKNIRLIEPEDGVHDIACKIPGFGFMYLKTSVVKKV from the coding sequence ATGGAAAATCTGCCAGATTGCCCGAAATGCCGGTGTGAGTATGTGTATTCCGACGGGACCGTTCTGATTTGCCCCGAGTGCGGGCACGAGTTCCAGGAGGGGGAAACGCAGGAAAAGGTCTACAAGGATGCCAACGGTAATGTCCTTGTGGACGGGGACACCGTACTCGTAATCCAGGATTTGAAGGTCAAGGGTGCGTCTTCAATCAAGAAGGGAACCAAGGTCAAAAATATCAGACTGATCGAACCGGAAGACGGCGTTCATGACATCGCCTGCAAGATACCGGGGTTCGGGTTCATGTATCTGAAGACCTCTGTGGTTAAAAAGGTTTGA
- the fdnG gene encoding formate dehydrogenase-N subunit alpha has protein sequence MKLDRRNFLKLAGTGAACMTLGQLGFDLAPVKAYAAQLKISGAKEILTVCPFCSVSCNVIGYVKDGKLVSSEGDPDYPVNEGSLCAKGAAMLSMTTEHNRLQTPMYRAPFSDKWEEKSWDWMLNRIAKRVKETRDKDFILRNADGLAVNRIESMFLLGTSHASNEECALTHQFARALGIVYMDHQARVCHSSTVSALGESFGRGAMTNHWTDIANADSILIMGSNAAEHHPISFKFVLRAKDKGATVMHVDPKFSRTSARSDFHVPLRSGTDIAFLGGMIKYIIENKRFFHEYVTEYTNASLLVDPKFGFKDGLFTGYDPMTRTYDKSTWNYQMDKNGVPRKDKDLKDPNCVFQLLKKHYSRYDLDTVSKTTGVAPKILEKVYKTFSATGRPDKAGTVMYALGWTQHTVGVQNIRTSGIIQLLLGNIGVAGGGINALRGEPNVQGSTDHAMLYHILPGYMAMPAAPWQTLEQYNKDNTPVSNDPESANWWQHKPEYMTSLLKAWYGDNATAENDFCYNLLPKIEKGHDYSYLFLFDRMFKGEIKGGFFMGLNPMNSVPNTHKIRKAMDNLDWCVCAELHNSETTENWHRPDVDPKTVKTEMFLLPSAHRMEKAGSVTNSGRWVLWHHKCVDPQFKTRPFGEMYVPLFNIIRDMYRNEGGTFAAPVINQDWPEKFDPEDLCQRINGRFHKDTEVKGKMYKRGQQVPSFTALSADGATSSLNWLYCGSWTEEDGNKSLRRSPEQTPMQAKIALYPNWSWSWPVNRRILYNRASVDLNGKPYNKDKAVIEWKDGKWVGDVPDGGWPPLSSGKGKLPFIMQTHGLGHLFGPGRMDGPFPEHYEPAETPVNKNLFSKQLSSPVYKFTTSAPDVLAKPADPNYPIVLTTYSLTEHWCGGGETRNVPNLLEAEPQLYVEMSPELAKEKGIKNGDGVIIESIRGKVQAIAMVTVRMRPLKVHGRIIHEIGMPYCFGWTTPGSGDSTNRLTPSVGDPNTTIPEYKACCVNIRKADKITELAR, from the coding sequence ATGAAATTGGATCGCCGAAACTTTCTCAAACTCGCAGGTACGGGAGCTGCGTGTATGACGCTGGGGCAGCTGGGTTTCGACCTTGCTCCCGTGAAGGCGTACGCCGCGCAACTCAAGATCAGCGGCGCCAAGGAAATCCTGACCGTCTGTCCGTTCTGTTCCGTAAGCTGCAACGTCATCGGATACGTCAAGGACGGCAAACTGGTCAGCTCTGAAGGCGACCCCGACTATCCGGTAAACGAAGGCTCTCTGTGCGCAAAGGGTGCGGCCATGCTGTCCATGACCACCGAGCACAACCGGCTGCAAACTCCCATGTACCGGGCCCCATTCTCGGACAAATGGGAAGAAAAAAGCTGGGACTGGATGCTCAACCGCATCGCCAAACGGGTCAAGGAAACCCGCGACAAGGATTTCATCCTGCGCAATGCCGACGGGCTGGCCGTCAACCGCATCGAATCCATGTTTCTGCTCGGCACCTCGCATGCCTCCAACGAGGAATGTGCCCTGACCCATCAGTTCGCCCGGGCCCTCGGCATAGTCTACATGGATCACCAGGCTCGCGTCTGCCACAGCTCAACCGTGTCCGCCCTGGGCGAATCCTTCGGGCGCGGCGCCATGACAAACCACTGGACCGACATCGCCAATGCCGACTCCATTCTGATCATGGGCAGCAACGCGGCCGAGCACCATCCCATTTCCTTCAAGTTCGTGCTGCGCGCCAAGGACAAGGGTGCCACGGTCATGCACGTGGACCCGAAGTTCTCCCGGACCTCGGCCCGCTCCGACTTCCACGTCCCCCTTCGGTCAGGTACGGACATCGCCTTCCTGGGCGGCATGATCAAGTACATCATCGAGAACAAGCGTTTCTTCCATGAGTACGTTACCGAATACACCAACGCCTCCCTGCTGGTGGACCCGAAGTTCGGTTTCAAGGACGGCCTGTTCACCGGGTACGATCCCATGACCCGGACCTACGACAAGTCCACCTGGAACTACCAGATGGACAAGAACGGGGTTCCCAGGAAGGACAAGGATCTCAAGGATCCGAACTGTGTCTTCCAGCTGCTCAAGAAGCACTACTCCCGCTATGACCTCGACACGGTTTCCAAGACCACCGGCGTGGCTCCCAAGATTCTGGAAAAGGTTTACAAGACCTTCTCCGCCACAGGCCGCCCGGACAAGGCCGGAACGGTAATGTACGCGTTGGGCTGGACCCAGCACACCGTAGGCGTGCAGAACATCCGCACCTCGGGCATCATTCAGTTGCTGCTCGGCAACATCGGCGTGGCCGGCGGCGGCATCAACGCCCTTCGCGGCGAGCCCAACGTCCAGGGTTCCACGGACCACGCCATGCTCTATCATATCCTGCCCGGCTACATGGCCATGCCCGCGGCCCCGTGGCAGACGCTCGAACAGTACAACAAGGACAACACCCCGGTCAGCAACGACCCCGAGTCGGCCAACTGGTGGCAGCACAAGCCCGAATACATGACCAGCCTGCTCAAGGCCTGGTACGGCGACAACGCCACCGCTGAAAACGACTTCTGCTACAACCTGCTGCCCAAGATCGAGAAGGGACACGACTACTCGTACCTGTTCCTCTTCGACCGCATGTTCAAGGGCGAGATCAAGGGCGGTTTCTTCATGGGCCTCAACCCCATGAACTCGGTGCCCAACACGCACAAGATCCGCAAGGCAATGGACAACCTCGACTGGTGTGTCTGCGCCGAGCTGCACAACTCCGAGACCACGGAGAACTGGCATCGCCCGGACGTGGACCCCAAGACCGTCAAGACCGAGATGTTCCTGCTGCCTTCGGCCCACCGTATGGAAAAAGCCGGTTCGGTTACCAACTCCGGCCGCTGGGTTCTGTGGCACCACAAATGTGTGGACCCGCAGTTCAAGACCCGTCCCTTCGGCGAAATGTACGTGCCGCTGTTCAACATCATTCGTGACATGTACCGCAACGAGGGCGGAACCTTCGCCGCGCCCGTGATCAACCAGGATTGGCCCGAAAAGTTCGATCCCGAAGATCTCTGCCAGCGCATCAACGGCCGCTTCCACAAAGACACCGAAGTCAAGGGCAAGATGTACAAGAGGGGCCAGCAGGTTCCTTCCTTCACCGCACTCAGCGCAGACGGTGCCACGTCCAGCCTGAACTGGCTTTACTGCGGCAGCTGGACCGAAGAAGACGGCAACAAGTCCCTGCGCCGCTCGCCGGAGCAGACTCCCATGCAGGCCAAGATCGCCCTGTACCCCAACTGGTCCTGGTCCTGGCCCGTCAACCGCCGCATCCTCTACAACCGCGCTTCCGTGGATCTCAACGGCAAGCCGTACAACAAGGACAAGGCGGTCATCGAGTGGAAGGACGGCAAGTGGGTCGGCGACGTTCCCGACGGCGGATGGCCGCCCCTGTCCTCGGGCAAGGGCAAGCTGCCGTTCATCATGCAGACCCACGGCCTGGGCCACCTCTTCGGCCCCGGACGCATGGACGGTCCGTTCCCCGAGCACTACGAACCCGCCGAGACTCCGGTGAACAAAAACCTGTTCTCCAAGCAGCTCTCCAGCCCGGTCTACAAGTTCACCACCAGCGCGCCCGACGTACTGGCCAAACCCGCCGATCCCAACTACCCGATCGTGCTGACCACCTACAGCCTGACCGAGCACTGGTGCGGCGGCGGCGAGACCCGCAACGTGCCCAACCTGCTTGAGGCCGAACCCCAGCTCTACGTCGAGATGAGCCCGGAATTGGCCAAGGAAAAGGGCATCAAGAACGGTGACGGCGTGATCATCGAGTCCATTCGCGGCAAGGTTCAGGCCATCGCCATGGTCACGGTTCGCATGCGCCCGCTCAAGGTGCACGGCCGCATCATCCATGAGATCGGTATGCCTTACTGCTTCGGTTGGACCACGCCCGGTAGCGGCGACTCCACCAACCGGCTGACGCCTTCGGTGGGCGACCCCAACACCACCATCCCGGAATACAAAGCGTGCTGCGTGAACATCCGCAAGGCGGACAAGATCACCGAACTGGCACGGTAG
- a CDS encoding 4Fe-4S dicluster domain-containing protein — translation MSKTFLIDTSRCTACRGCQLACKEWHGLPANKTLQWGSHQNPPDLNPNNYKLVRFHDYMDATGTIRWNFFPDQCRHCEVPPCKEVGDVYLDGAILKDEKTGAVLYTEKTKQFTAEQAKEVQEACPYNIPRRNDQTGLLSKCTMCFDRITNGLPPSCVRACPTGTMNFGERADMLKLAEERLALLKKKWPKASLGDPEDVNVIYLMTDTPDTYHEYAVAEAKQASPMTKKQLFAKLASPIKAMKA, via the coding sequence ATGTCCAAAACGTTCCTGATAGATACATCCCGCTGCACCGCGTGCCGCGGCTGCCAACTGGCCTGCAAGGAATGGCACGGGCTTCCCGCCAACAAGACCCTGCAATGGGGAAGCCACCAGAATCCGCCGGACCTGAATCCCAACAACTACAAACTGGTCCGTTTCCATGACTACATGGATGCGACCGGAACGATCCGCTGGAACTTCTTCCCGGATCAGTGCCGACACTGTGAAGTACCCCCCTGCAAGGAAGTGGGCGACGTGTACCTCGACGGCGCCATCCTCAAGGATGAAAAGACCGGAGCCGTGCTCTACACTGAAAAAACCAAGCAGTTCACTGCCGAGCAGGCCAAAGAAGTCCAGGAGGCATGTCCGTATAACATCCCCCGTCGCAACGATCAGACCGGGTTGCTGTCCAAATGTACCATGTGCTTCGACCGCATCACCAACGGCCTGCCTCCGTCCTGCGTCCGGGCCTGTCCCACCGGCACCATGAACTTCGGCGAACGAGCCGACATGCTCAAGCTGGCCGAGGAAAGACTCGCGCTTCTGAAGAAGAAGTGGCCCAAGGCGTCCCTGGGCGACCCCGAAGATGTCAACGTCATCTACCTGATGACCGACACGCCCGACACCTACCACGAGTATGCAGTGGCCGAGGCAAAGCAGGCTTCGCCCATGACCAAAAAGCAGCTGTTCGCCAAACTGGCGAGCCCGATCAAGGCGATGAAGGCCTAA
- a CDS encoding formate dehydrogenase accessory sulfurtransferase FdhD — protein sequence MPSTQFSLIIPTLPSRESSCPAGPTQTLELMRGTSLEHYCAGTLQDRTAMVVVEESLQISIRGREDIFLARTPGDDENLIVGHLFSQGLIRTRSDILDMTFRHGSAQAVVGLRHHLPRRPLPAMSGVSNIDPKQIFRLRKRFEEHQRLYHSTGATHAAALFKANGELVAYGEDVSRHCAFDKAIGSALESRLLAGVEIAMLTSRLASELAAKASMARIPVLCGFSAATSSGMELAESDGVTLIGRIGKDSFTVYANGWRLRS from the coding sequence ATGCCCTCGACACAGTTCTCCCTGATCATCCCCACTCTGCCTTCCCGAGAGTCCTCCTGTCCGGCAGGGCCGACACAAACACTCGAACTGATGCGTGGAACGTCATTGGAGCACTACTGCGCGGGCACGCTTCAAGACCGCACCGCCATGGTGGTCGTGGAGGAATCCCTGCAAATCTCCATTCGTGGCCGCGAAGACATCTTCCTGGCGCGTACCCCGGGGGATGATGAAAACCTGATCGTGGGCCATCTTTTTTCTCAAGGTCTCATCCGCACCCGGTCGGACATCCTCGACATGACCTTCCGGCATGGCTCTGCCCAGGCAGTAGTCGGATTGCGACACCACCTTCCTCGCCGTCCCCTGCCCGCTATGTCCGGTGTCTCAAATATCGATCCGAAACAAATTTTCCGGCTCCGCAAGCGGTTCGAAGAACACCAGAGGCTGTACCACAGCACAGGGGCCACCCACGCGGCGGCACTGTTCAAGGCGAATGGAGAGTTGGTTGCATACGGCGAGGACGTCAGCCGGCACTGCGCCTTTGACAAGGCCATAGGGTCGGCACTGGAAAGCCGGCTTCTGGCTGGAGTGGAGATAGCCATGCTCACCTCCCGCCTGGCTTCCGAGCTGGCTGCCAAGGCTTCAATGGCCCGCATCCCGGTTTTGTGCGGTTTCTCCGCAGCCACCAGCTCAGGGATGGAACTGGCCGAATCGGACGGCGTCACCCTCATAGGCCGCATCGGCAAGGACAGCTTTACGGTCTACGCCAACGGCTGGCGGCTTCGTTCCTGA
- a CDS encoding bacteriohemerythrin — MSLRLKLYSAIGLLLAVGLAMFVATLIITSAQNHDGLVINLAGRQRMLSQKMAKEALLYLEERRAGRDGAEIGKQVETTSKLFRETLTALTDSGPAPVTVNPDGEKRELPAPSDEVREQLLKVQKLWEAYSATLDEILKRQILSNDFNKQSLAVLVNMNQAVTMMQKESEDRVDFLLLSQIIGIGIMLLTTLFSFLAIQRKLIRPLYNFNETMETICKGDLTGVCVSDQNDEIGLVARALAAMEQRLHDVVSQAKESTVDMADRSSELNGMAATLADNATRQAGSISEIASLMDGMRSNIATTAANSRETHTLATKAAGDARQSGESVGTALKAITTIAGKITVIEEIARQTNLLALNAAIEAARAGEHGKGFAVVASEVRKLAERSGDAAKEIGELSADTVDISNQAGELLKLLVPDIEKTAAMIEEINASSSEQQRDTDMVGKAVQDLDAGIQDTARMARDLTITTEALSGEASGLRQELRFFKTGNESQGSSSHRVIKRERESLPPAYSAPKPVQITPKAARVTTPKPAVTATVASTQSLQDTLAELDAAKPLIVWDSSIATGIDVIDDQHKELILLINRLNSAMQQGKGKAVIGPILDEVGRYATYHFGEEESLFDKYGYPEVEEHKAVHRDLLGQANEFIERFQSGQIGMSQDLFFFLKDWLVNHIKGVDYKYVPYLKEAMAKDE; from the coding sequence ATGAGTCTGCGACTTAAATTGTACTCTGCCATCGGCTTACTGCTCGCCGTGGGTCTCGCCATGTTCGTGGCTACACTGATAATCACCTCGGCCCAAAATCATGACGGGCTGGTCATCAATCTTGCGGGTCGACAAAGAATGCTCAGCCAGAAGATGGCCAAGGAAGCCCTGCTCTACCTTGAAGAACGCCGCGCCGGACGGGACGGCGCCGAGATCGGCAAGCAGGTTGAGACCACCTCAAAACTGTTCCGTGAAACCTTGACCGCCCTGACTGATTCCGGTCCGGCTCCGGTTACGGTAAACCCGGACGGCGAGAAACGAGAACTGCCCGCCCCATCGGATGAAGTCAGGGAACAACTCCTCAAAGTCCAGAAACTATGGGAGGCTTACAGCGCCACCCTGGATGAAATACTCAAGCGTCAAATTCTGAGTAACGATTTCAACAAGCAAAGCCTGGCCGTTCTGGTCAACATGAACCAGGCCGTAACCATGATGCAGAAGGAATCGGAAGACCGCGTTGATTTTCTGCTCCTCTCCCAGATTATCGGCATTGGCATCATGCTACTGACCACCCTGTTCAGTTTCCTGGCTATTCAACGCAAGCTTATCCGACCATTGTACAATTTCAACGAAACCATGGAAACGATCTGCAAGGGAGACCTGACTGGCGTATGCGTCAGTGACCAAAACGACGAGATCGGGTTGGTGGCTCGCGCTCTTGCCGCCATGGAGCAACGACTCCATGACGTGGTCAGCCAGGCAAAGGAGTCCACCGTGGACATGGCCGATCGGAGCTCGGAACTCAACGGTATGGCTGCCACCCTGGCTGACAACGCCACCCGACAGGCCGGTTCCATCAGCGAAATAGCCTCCCTGATGGACGGGATGCGCTCCAACATCGCCACCACTGCGGCCAATTCCAGAGAGACGCATACGCTGGCCACAAAAGCGGCCGGGGACGCCCGCCAGAGCGGCGAGTCGGTGGGTACGGCCTTGAAAGCCATCACCACCATCGCTGGCAAGATCACGGTGATCGAGGAAATAGCCAGACAGACCAACCTGCTGGCTTTGAACGCGGCGATCGAAGCAGCCCGAGCGGGGGAGCACGGCAAAGGGTTCGCCGTGGTCGCGTCCGAAGTCCGTAAGCTGGCTGAACGATCGGGTGATGCCGCCAAAGAAATCGGAGAACTCTCCGCAGACACCGTGGATATTTCCAACCAGGCGGGAGAACTCCTCAAATTGCTGGTGCCGGACATCGAAAAAACCGCCGCCATGATCGAGGAAATCAACGCATCCAGCTCCGAGCAACAACGCGACACCGATATGGTCGGCAAGGCTGTCCAGGATCTAGATGCAGGCATACAGGACACGGCCCGCATGGCCCGCGATCTGACTATTACTACCGAGGCTCTGTCCGGCGAGGCGTCCGGACTCCGCCAGGAACTCCGATTCTTCAAAACCGGAAATGAAAGCCAGGGCTCCTCTTCGCATCGTGTCATAAAAAGGGAAAGGGAGTCCCTGCCACCAGCCTACTCCGCGCCCAAACCGGTCCAGATAACGCCCAAGGCAGCCAGAGTCACAACACCCAAACCTGCTGTTACGGCCACTGTCGCATCAACGCAATCACTCCAGGATACTCTGGCTGAGTTGGATGCTGCCAAGCCGCTTATTGTCTGGGACAGTTCCATCGCCACAGGCATTGATGTCATTGATGATCAGCATAAGGAGTTAATCCTCTTGATCAACAGGCTCAACAGCGCCATGCAGCAAGGCAAAGGCAAAGCCGTTATCGGCCCCATCCTCGATGAAGTGGGACGCTACGCAACATACCATTTCGGCGAGGAGGAATCCCTTTTCGACAAGTATGGATATCCCGAAGTCGAGGAGCACAAGGCCGTCCACCGGGATCTGCTCGGACAGGCCAACGAGTTCATCGAGCGATTCCAATCCGGACAGATTGGCATGAGCCAGGACTTGTTCTTCTTCCTCAAGGACTGGCTGGTCAACCATATCAAGGGCGTGGACTACAAGTACGTCCCCTATCTGAAGGAAGCCATGGCAAAAGACGAATAG